A window of Haliscomenobacter hydrossis DSM 1100 contains these coding sequences:
- the ileS gene encoding isoleucine--tRNA ligase has translation MYKEYKQLNLPEIDREVLAFWDKERIFEKSIAERDVEDSYVFYEGPPSANGMPGIHHVMARTIKDIFCRYHTMKGQRVERKGGWDTHGLPIELSVEKELGITKDDIGKTISVDDYNRKCRETVMMYKDRWDDITRKIGYWVDLDNPYITYENDYIESVWWLLQQLYNKNLMYKGYTIQPYSPAAGTGLSSHELNQPNAYREITDTSAVAMFKIVGSDNEYFLAWTTTPWTLPSNTAVALGKDITYVKVRSFNRYTGTPMVVILAKDRFSHYFSEQNPDLKPEDVKPGNKPMPYIEIVAEMKGSELEGIEYEQLLPYVKPDGPAFKALLGDFVSTEDGTGIVHIAPTFGADDFRIAKQYGIVPLMVKDEAGNPMPLVDKRGRFVAEVTDFAGRYVKDYGQVEEHAVDVDIVIKLKEEDKLFGSEKYVHSYPHCWRTDRPVLYYPLDSWFIKASSMKERMFELNQTINWKPAATGEGRFGKWLENLQDWNLSRSRYWGIPLPIWRSKDGTQEKCIGSIQELQNEISKANAVLGKTQEVPKDLHRPYIDEIVLVADNGEALYRELDLIDVWFDSGSMPYAQWHYPFENQDKFRFRYPADFIAEGVDQTRGWFYTLHAIAVMVFDSVAFKNVVSNGLVLDKNGQKMSKRLGNAADPFETVAKYGADATRWYMISNAQVWDNLRFDLAGIEETQRKLFGTLYNTYSFFTLYANIDDFRHMEADIPMWKRPEIDRWVLSALHSLVNEVDADYANYESTNATRKIMQFVDENLSNWYVRLCRRRFWKGDYTDDKISAYQTLYECLITLAKLMAPVAPFFAEWLYRNLNGVTRHEPHQSVHLTLIEESSSDLIDKKLEQKMEYAQRISSLVLSLRKKEKIRVRQPLQKVLLPVLNDEFIELVDGVKALIESEVNVKEVEYLTDDSGLLKKRIKPNFKTLGKRLGPHMKAAQEIIGKLSQAEISAIEKSNEYILNVNGASFDLNLEDFEIAAEDIPGWLVASDGPLTVALDITLTPELIAEGMARELVNRIQNIRKTRDFNVTDRIQIDLERHPAIAEAVAQFGQYISDEVLAVRLDLLEGVNDGEVLDLPDEVAVRVRVELA, from the coding sequence ATGTACAAGGAATACAAGCAGCTCAATTTACCGGAAATCGATCGTGAAGTGTTAGCATTTTGGGACAAAGAGCGCATTTTTGAAAAAAGCATCGCCGAGCGTGATGTCGAAGACAGTTACGTATTTTACGAAGGCCCGCCCTCGGCCAACGGGATGCCCGGCATCCACCACGTCATGGCGCGCACCATTAAAGATATATTTTGCCGTTACCACACCATGAAAGGCCAGCGCGTAGAGCGCAAAGGCGGCTGGGATACCCACGGCTTACCCATCGAGCTGAGTGTGGAAAAAGAACTCGGCATCACCAAGGACGACATCGGCAAAACCATCTCCGTTGACGATTACAACCGCAAATGCCGCGAAACGGTGATGATGTACAAAGATCGCTGGGATGACATCACCCGCAAAATCGGCTATTGGGTAGACCTGGACAATCCTTACATCACTTACGAAAACGATTACATCGAGTCGGTGTGGTGGTTGTTGCAACAATTGTACAACAAGAATTTGATGTACAAGGGCTACACCATTCAGCCTTATTCGCCCGCTGCGGGTACGGGCTTGAGTTCGCACGAGTTGAACCAGCCCAATGCTTACCGCGAAATCACGGACACTTCGGCAGTGGCCATGTTCAAAATTGTGGGCAGCGACAACGAGTACTTCCTGGCCTGGACCACCACGCCCTGGACCCTGCCTTCCAATACCGCCGTGGCCCTGGGCAAAGACATCACCTACGTCAAAGTACGCAGCTTCAACCGCTACACGGGTACACCGATGGTGGTGATTTTGGCCAAAGACCGCTTTAGCCATTACTTCTCCGAGCAAAATCCCGACCTCAAACCCGAAGACGTAAAGCCGGGGAATAAACCGATGCCCTACATCGAGATCGTGGCTGAAATGAAAGGCAGCGAATTGGAAGGGATTGAATACGAGCAACTGTTGCCTTACGTGAAGCCGGATGGACCAGCGTTCAAGGCCCTCCTGGGCGACTTTGTCAGCACCGAAGACGGTACGGGCATCGTACACATCGCGCCTACCTTTGGTGCCGACGACTTCCGGATCGCCAAGCAGTACGGCATTGTGCCCCTGATGGTCAAGGATGAAGCGGGCAACCCCATGCCTCTGGTGGACAAGCGGGGCCGCTTCGTAGCCGAAGTGACCGACTTTGCGGGCCGCTACGTCAAAGACTACGGCCAAGTAGAAGAACACGCTGTGGACGTCGACATCGTGATCAAACTAAAAGAAGAGGACAAACTGTTCGGTTCCGAAAAATACGTGCACTCTTATCCCCACTGCTGGCGTACCGACCGCCCGGTGTTGTATTACCCGCTCGATAGCTGGTTCATCAAGGCTTCTTCGATGAAGGAGCGCATGTTTGAACTGAACCAAACCATCAACTGGAAACCTGCCGCAACGGGTGAAGGCCGTTTTGGCAAATGGCTCGAAAACCTGCAAGACTGGAACCTTTCCCGCTCCCGGTACTGGGGCATTCCACTGCCCATCTGGCGCAGCAAGGATGGCACGCAAGAAAAATGCATCGGTTCGATCCAGGAGTTGCAGAATGAAATCAGCAAAGCCAATGCCGTTTTGGGCAAAACCCAGGAAGTACCCAAAGACCTGCACCGCCCCTACATTGACGAGATCGTGCTGGTAGCCGACAATGGCGAAGCGCTCTACCGCGAACTCGACCTGATCGACGTATGGTTCGACTCTGGTTCCATGCCCTACGCACAATGGCATTATCCTTTTGAAAACCAGGACAAATTCAGGTTCCGCTACCCCGCCGACTTCATCGCCGAGGGGGTTGACCAAACGCGGGGCTGGTTTTATACCCTCCACGCCATCGCCGTGATGGTATTCGATAGTGTGGCCTTCAAAAACGTGGTATCGAATGGTTTGGTGCTGGACAAAAACGGCCAGAAGATGTCCAAACGCCTGGGCAACGCCGCTGATCCCTTCGAAACCGTAGCCAAATACGGTGCCGACGCTACCCGTTGGTACATGATCTCCAACGCGCAAGTATGGGACAACCTGCGTTTCGACCTCGCGGGCATCGAAGAAACACAACGCAAGCTCTTTGGCACCTTGTACAATACTTATTCTTTCTTTACCCTGTACGCCAACATCGATGATTTCCGCCACATGGAAGCCGATATCCCGATGTGGAAACGCCCGGAAATCGACCGCTGGGTCCTCTCCGCGCTGCATTCGCTGGTGAATGAGGTAGATGCAGATTACGCCAACTACGAGTCGACCAACGCCACGCGCAAGATCATGCAGTTTGTGGACGAAAACCTGAGCAACTGGTACGTGCGCCTCTGCCGTCGCCGCTTCTGGAAAGGGGATTATACGGACGATAAAATCTCGGCTTACCAGACTTTGTACGAGTGTTTGATCACTTTGGCCAAATTGATGGCCCCGGTTGCGCCGTTCTTTGCCGAATGGTTGTACCGCAACCTGAATGGTGTAACGCGCCATGAACCCCACCAATCGGTACACTTGACCTTGATCGAAGAGTCGAGTTCCGACCTGATCGACAAAAAACTGGAGCAAAAAATGGAATACGCCCAGCGCATTTCCTCCCTGGTGCTTTCGCTGCGCAAAAAGGAAAAAATCCGCGTGCGTCAGCCGCTGCAAAAGGTACTATTGCCGGTGTTAAATGACGAGTTCATCGAACTGGTGGACGGCGTAAAAGCCCTGATCGAATCGGAAGTAAACGTCAAGGAGGTAGAATACCTGACCGATGATTCTGGTTTGCTTAAAAAACGCATCAAGCCCAACTTCAAAACCCTCGGCAAACGCCTGGGGCCACACATGAAGGCGGCTCAAGAAATCATCGGTAAGCTCAGCCAGGCCGAGATCAGTGCCATCGAAAAATCGAATGAATATATACTCAACGTCAACGGCGCAAGCTTTGACTTGAACCTGGAAGACTTTGAAATCGCCGCCGAGGACATCCCCGGCTGGTTGGTAGCCAGCGACGGCCCACTCACTGTGGCGCTCGACATTACCCTTACGCCCGAGCTGATCGCCGAAGGGATGGCCCGCGAACTGGTCAACCGCATCCAAAATATCCGCAAAACCCGCGACTTCAACGTTACCGACCGCATCCAAATCGACCTCGAACGCCACCCGGCAATAGCCGAGGCAGTAGCGCAATTTGGGCAGTACATCAGCGATGAGGTACTGGCCGTGAGGCTGGATTTGCTGGAAGGCGTGAATGATGGAGAGGTGTTGGATTTGCCTGATGAGGTGGCGGTAAGGGTGCGGGTGGAGTTGGCGTGA
- a CDS encoding ATP-binding protein: MYFRRNAEVPLRQWKQSSYRKPLILKGARQVGKTSLLKILGSTEFEQTAYFNFDEQPELKQFFEQTKDVKRILQNLSLVHGAPISPERTLIVFDEIQEYKPALNALKYFNEHAPEYAIASAGSLLGITIGNESPFPVGKVEFLEIYPLTFTEFLEGADSSLAEYLANINSIASIPDIFFNSLVEKFKMYFISGGMPEAARSLLTEQNIDLTQKILKDILSAYALDFSKHPVMKDVAKIGYIWDSMPSQLARENKKFLYQVIKTGARAREYEDALRWLIQAGLVYQVHRCNKPNLPLVAYDDLSAFKLYLLDVGLLRRLAQLDPIAIREGNRLFVEFKGALTENYILQSLLPQFDMIPRYWTTDGKAEVDFLVQHHNEIIPIEVKSDEHVRSKSLTYYHQTFHPKLRVRYSLKNLTLDDGLLNIPLFMADYSKKLIDIALAQSTPIA; this comes from the coding sequence ATGTACTTCAGAAGAAATGCAGAGGTGCCATTGCGACAATGGAAACAATCATCTTATCGCAAACCCTTGATCTTAAAGGGTGCCCGTCAGGTAGGAAAGACATCTTTATTAAAAATACTGGGAAGTACAGAATTTGAACAAACTGCCTATTTCAATTTCGATGAACAACCAGAGCTAAAGCAGTTCTTCGAACAAACCAAGGATGTAAAACGCATCTTACAAAATTTGTCTTTGGTGCATGGGGCTCCAATATCGCCCGAAAGAACGCTCATTGTTTTCGACGAAATTCAAGAATATAAACCTGCGTTAAACGCCCTGAAGTATTTCAATGAACATGCTCCAGAATACGCCATTGCAAGTGCTGGATCTTTGCTGGGAATTACGATAGGAAATGAATCCCCTTTTCCTGTAGGCAAAGTTGAATTTTTGGAAATTTACCCCCTGACGTTTACTGAATTTCTTGAGGGTGCTGATTCTTCCCTGGCTGAATATCTTGCAAATATTAACTCCATAGCATCCATTCCTGACATTTTTTTCAACAGTTTGGTAGAAAAGTTTAAAATGTACTTCATTTCAGGAGGGATGCCAGAGGCAGCCAGGAGTTTACTTACTGAGCAAAATATAGACCTAACTCAGAAAATCCTGAAAGATATTTTGAGTGCCTATGCACTTGATTTTTCAAAACATCCAGTCATGAAAGATGTAGCTAAAATTGGCTACATCTGGGATTCTATGCCTTCGCAACTGGCGAGGGAAAATAAAAAATTCCTCTATCAGGTAATCAAAACAGGTGCAAGGGCCCGAGAATATGAAGATGCTTTGCGCTGGCTGATCCAGGCAGGGCTTGTTTATCAAGTACATCGATGTAATAAACCCAATCTGCCCTTGGTAGCTTATGACGATCTTTCTGCATTTAAACTCTACTTACTTGATGTAGGCCTATTGCGCCGACTAGCACAATTGGATCCAATCGCCATTAGAGAGGGGAACCGTTTATTTGTGGAGTTTAAGGGAGCCTTGACTGAAAACTACATTTTACAAAGTCTTTTACCACAATTTGATATGATTCCTCGATATTGGACTACAGATGGGAAAGCCGAAGTTGATTTTTTAGTACAACATCACAACGAAATTATCCCCATTGAGGTTAAATCTGATGAGCATGTCCGGAGTAAGAGTCTGACTTACTACCACCAAACTTTTCATCCTAAGCTGAGGGTACGTTATTCTCTGAAAAATTTGACATTGGATGATGGGTTATTGAATATTCCTTTATTCATGGCGGATTATTCCAAAAAACTAATTGATATAGCGCTTGCTCAGAGTACGCCAATCGCTTGA
- the cydB gene encoding cytochrome d ubiquinol oxidase subunit II: MSTFIGIDYPTWWYLIVGGLFSGYAILDGFDLGAGAWHLFFKKEESRRIALNAIGPVWDGNEVWLVIGGGALFAGFPVVYATLFSFMYIPFMLFLAALIFRAVSIEFRSKEPMKWWRQMWDVSYSVSSIMLAVLLGIVLGNVLQGIAIGPDYSFQGNWLQFLNPYAIMVGLSTLALCMMHGAIYLTMKTEGRLFAKITILLRNAIVFFITSFGLVSLYTLIYLPHLVERLKSHPAFFIFPALAFLSIANIPRLVAKRRFRIAFLFSSLTVSLLLALVALGLYPTLLISSVNPAYDITIYNGASSNKSLGIMLIFAAIGAPLVLSYTAFVFYTFRGKVKMDETSY, encoded by the coding sequence ATGTCAACCTTTATCGGCATCGATTACCCCACCTGGTGGTACCTCATTGTAGGTGGATTGTTCAGCGGATACGCCATTCTCGATGGTTTCGACCTCGGCGCGGGCGCCTGGCATCTTTTTTTCAAAAAAGAAGAAAGTCGGCGCATTGCGCTCAATGCCATTGGCCCAGTATGGGACGGGAATGAGGTGTGGCTGGTCATTGGGGGAGGGGCTTTGTTTGCAGGTTTCCCGGTGGTTTACGCCACCTTGTTTTCCTTCATGTACATTCCGTTTATGCTGTTTCTGGCCGCACTGATTTTTCGGGCGGTCTCCATCGAATTTCGCAGCAAAGAACCAATGAAATGGTGGCGACAAATGTGGGACGTGTCTTATTCGGTTTCGAGCATTATGTTGGCGGTTTTGTTGGGCATCGTGTTGGGCAACGTATTGCAGGGCATCGCCATTGGGCCCGACTACAGTTTTCAGGGCAATTGGTTACAGTTTCTCAACCCCTACGCCATCATGGTCGGGCTGAGTACCCTGGCCCTGTGTATGATGCACGGCGCCATTTACCTGACCATGAAAACGGAGGGGCGTTTGTTTGCCAAAATCACCATTTTGCTGCGCAATGCGATTGTGTTTTTCATCACCAGTTTTGGTTTGGTCTCCTTGTATACCCTGATTTACCTGCCCCATTTGGTGGAACGACTCAAATCTCATCCTGCTTTTTTTATTTTCCCGGCCCTGGCTTTCCTCAGCATCGCCAACATTCCGCGTTTGGTGGCCAAACGCAGGTTCCGCATTGCTTTTTTGTTCTCTTCCCTAACCGTTAGTTTGCTGTTGGCACTGGTCGCCCTGGGACTGTACCCCACGCTGTTGATCTCTTCGGTCAATCCGGCGTACGACATCACAATTTACAACGGCGCATCCTCCAACAAATCACTGGGAATTATGCTCATATTTGCCGCAATTGGCGCTCCGCTGGTATTGAGTTATACCGCATTTGTATTTTACACCTTCCGGGGTAAGGTGAAAATGGATGAAACGAGCTATTGA
- a CDS encoding SH3 domain-containing protein: MEKITIVFSILIVAIQFGYAQPSKFPPINDIGKDKSLVAFVNQLKVAVKKKDKAFLLGALDEKVMSDLGGDGGITEFKRTWNLDTGDTSIWHHLNRVLELGGAFDKNDQEGRYTFAFPYVHFIDLQDVDNYINVGVITGKNVNIREKPDLKAKVLMQLSNDVIWFVEAEQALQKTEGTNPWGEPEWYLVETLDRKKQGWVFWKYVCSPLGYRLYVFKNKQGKWKISSFLAGD; the protein is encoded by the coding sequence ATGGAAAAAATAACCATAGTTTTCTCTATCCTAATAGTCGCAATCCAGTTCGGGTACGCCCAGCCCAGCAAATTCCCGCCCATCAACGACATCGGCAAGGATAAATCGCTGGTCGCTTTTGTCAATCAATTGAAGGTGGCGGTGAAGAAAAAGGACAAGGCCTTTTTGTTGGGGGCTTTGGATGAAAAGGTAATGAGCGACCTGGGGGGCGACGGCGGGATAACCGAATTTAAAAGAACCTGGAATTTAGATACTGGGGATACATCGATCTGGCATCACCTGAACCGGGTATTGGAGTTGGGTGGAGCTTTTGATAAAAATGATCAGGAGGGTAGGTACACTTTTGCCTTTCCTTATGTCCATTTTATTGATTTACAGGATGTTGATAATTACATCAATGTAGGGGTGATCACCGGTAAAAATGTAAACATCAGGGAAAAACCAGACCTAAAAGCCAAAGTACTGATGCAATTGAGTAATGACGTGATCTGGTTTGTGGAGGCGGAACAAGCGCTACAAAAAACCGAGGGTACCAACCCCTGGGGTGAACCAGAATGGTACCTGGTGGAAACATTAGATCGAAAAAAGCAGGGTTGGGTGTTCTGGAAATATGTGTGTAGCCCCCTTGGTTACCGGCTGTATGTGTTCAAAAACAAGCAGGGAAAGTGGAAAATTTCGTCCTTTTTGGCGGGGGATTGA
- a CDS encoding cytochrome ubiquinol oxidase subunit I: protein MEVEILARIQFAFTIAFHYIYPPLSIGLGLLMVIMEGLYLRTGDKHYETLTKFWTKIFALTFGIGVATGIVMEFEFGTNWATYSRYVGDVFGSALAAEGIFAFALESGFLGILLFGWNRVSPRVHFLATLGVWLGSMFSAVWIVVANSWQQTPTGYHIVGEGIHARAEITDFWAMVFNPSSVDRLTHVWNGAFLAGTFLVLSVHAWYLLKGKFVDISQKAFKIALSVACLASLGQLFTGHRSADGVAHNQPAKLATMEGHFDTLAPADMYLFGWVDVKNQQVTGLKIPGGLSFMLHQKFDAPVTGLNAFAEKDRPQAINAVFQFYHIMIAIGMALIGLTLLGMLLWWRGVLFQQRWLLWVFVWAVFLPQIGNQVGWFTAEMGRQPWVVYGLLRTSDALSEAVTANQVWFSLIMFTFIYLLLFTLFIYLLNKKIQHGPDATEMVQHRPGQEQMANLIGHSKSSTSSIPNPEPPNLRTPEPPKP from the coding sequence ATGGAAGTAGAAATACTCGCGCGCATCCAATTCGCGTTCACCATTGCTTTCCACTACATTTATCCACCACTGAGTATTGGATTGGGCCTGTTGATGGTCATTATGGAGGGTTTGTACCTGCGTACTGGCGATAAACACTACGAGACCCTTACCAAATTTTGGACCAAAATTTTTGCCCTCACTTTTGGCATCGGGGTGGCTACTGGCATTGTGATGGAATTTGAGTTTGGCACCAATTGGGCTACGTATTCGCGGTATGTTGGCGATGTGTTTGGCAGTGCCCTGGCGGCTGAAGGGATTTTTGCTTTTGCCTTGGAAAGTGGTTTCCTGGGCATTTTGCTTTTTGGCTGGAATCGGGTTAGCCCCCGGGTACATTTTCTGGCTACATTAGGGGTATGGCTCGGCTCCATGTTTTCGGCAGTGTGGATTGTGGTGGCCAACTCCTGGCAACAAACGCCCACGGGCTACCACATCGTAGGGGAGGGCATCCATGCCCGTGCCGAGATCACCGACTTCTGGGCAATGGTATTTAACCCGAGCAGTGTAGATCGTTTGACGCATGTGTGGAACGGCGCGTTTTTGGCGGGTACTTTTCTGGTGCTTAGTGTGCATGCCTGGTATTTGTTGAAAGGCAAATTTGTAGACATCTCGCAAAAAGCCTTTAAAATAGCCTTAAGTGTAGCTTGTCTGGCCAGTTTAGGCCAATTGTTCACCGGGCACCGCTCGGCGGATGGGGTGGCGCACAACCAACCCGCCAAACTGGCTACGATGGAAGGGCATTTCGATACCCTTGCCCCTGCAGACATGTATCTTTTTGGCTGGGTAGATGTAAAGAATCAACAAGTAACCGGCTTGAAAATTCCAGGGGGACTTAGTTTCATGCTGCACCAAAAATTTGATGCGCCCGTCACTGGACTCAATGCTTTTGCCGAAAAAGACCGTCCGCAAGCCATCAATGCAGTGTTTCAATTTTACCACATCATGATAGCGATCGGGATGGCTTTGATTGGACTTACGCTACTGGGGATGTTGCTGTGGTGGCGGGGCGTTTTGTTCCAACAGCGTTGGCTGCTCTGGGTGTTTGTTTGGGCGGTATTTTTGCCGCAAATAGGCAATCAGGTCGGCTGGTTTACTGCCGAAATGGGCCGTCAGCCCTGGGTGGTTTACGGGTTGTTGCGTACTTCCGATGCCCTTTCCGAAGCCGTTACGGCCAACCAGGTGTGGTTTTCCCTGATCATGTTTACCTTCATTTATTTGCTTTTGTTCACCCTGTTCATTTACTTGCTGAATAAAAAAATCCAACACGGGCCAGATGCTACCGAAATGGTACAACACCGTCCCGGACAAGAACAAATGGCCAATCTGATTGGTCACTCCAAATCGTCTACGTCCAGCATTCCAAACCCCGAACCCCCGAATCTTCGAACTCCCGAACCCCCCAAACCCTAA
- a CDS encoding ParA family protein translates to MGIVISLLNHKGGVGKTTSSLNIGAGLVELGKKVLLIDLDPQANLTLSLGLPRHPQSIYESIRGESPLVPYPAKPNLDVVISTLDLSGAEMELINEAGREYLLKELIEPIREVYDFIIIDCPPSLALLTLNALAASDTVYIPLQTEFLAMQGLAKIKQVIDKVKFRLNKPLYIGGVIATMYDARKVLNRDVVETIKKYFGEIVFKTMIRDNVALAEAPSQRKDIFAYSPNSPGAEDYLNLSREIIERTNARHAD, encoded by the coding sequence ATGGGTATCGTTATTTCACTGCTGAATCATAAAGGTGGTGTAGGCAAAACAACCAGTTCGCTCAACATTGGGGCGGGTCTGGTTGAATTGGGTAAAAAAGTATTGTTGATTGACCTCGATCCGCAGGCCAATCTCACCTTGTCTTTGGGGCTCCCTCGGCACCCACAATCCATTTATGAGTCCATTCGGGGAGAGTCGCCATTGGTGCCTTATCCCGCCAAGCCCAATTTGGATGTGGTCATTTCGACGCTGGATCTTTCTGGTGCGGAGATGGAACTGATCAACGAAGCGGGTCGTGAATATTTGTTGAAGGAACTCATTGAGCCGATCCGGGAGGTGTATGATTTTATCATCATAGACTGCCCTCCTTCCTTGGCTTTGTTGACGCTCAATGCCTTGGCAGCGAGCGATACGGTGTACATCCCTTTGCAAACCGAATTTTTGGCCATGCAGGGTTTGGCCAAAATCAAGCAGGTAATCGACAAAGTGAAATTCCGCCTCAACAAGCCCCTCTACATCGGCGGCGTAATTGCCACCATGTACGATGCCCGCAAAGTACTGAACCGCGACGTGGTGGAAACCATCAAAAAATACTTTGGAGAAATTGTGTTCAAAACGATGATTCGCGACAATGTGGCCCTGGCCGAAGCACCTTCTCAGCGCAAGGACATTTTTGCCTACAGCCCCAACAGCCCCGGTGCCGAGGATTACCTCAACCTGAGCAGAGAAATCATTGAACGAACGAACGCCAGGCATGCAGACTAA
- a CDS encoding GerW family sporulation protein has product MKMNVEEMLPKVTDFLKTEANTQTVIGEAFTLGEFNCIPVIRLGMGFGSGIGEGEAPKTGHGEGGGAGGAMGIEPIGFLVSRGAEISFISTKSHTGLSAAFEKVPDLIEKFLKYREAETVKN; this is encoded by the coding sequence ATGAAAATGAACGTAGAAGAAATGCTTCCAAAAGTAACTGATTTTTTGAAAACAGAAGCCAATACCCAAACCGTGATTGGCGAAGCTTTTACACTGGGTGAATTCAACTGTATTCCGGTGATACGGCTGGGCATGGGTTTTGGTTCCGGCATCGGCGAAGGAGAAGCACCTAAAACTGGCCACGGCGAAGGTGGTGGTGCTGGTGGTGCCATGGGTATCGAACCCATTGGATTTTTGGTATCCAGAGGTGCTGAAATCAGTTTTATTTCGACTAAATCACATACGGGTCTTAGCGCTGCCTTTGAAAAAGTACCCGATTTGATTGAAAAATTTTTGAAATACCGCGAAGCTGAAACGGTAAAAAATTAA
- a CDS encoding SulP family inorganic anion transporter: MLKRFLPILDWLPKYSKDQLQGDLSAGLTVGVMLIPQGMAYAMLAGLDPIHGLYAVTVPLMLYAVLGTSRQLAVGPVAMVSLLTAAGIGALQPATPELYLVYALTAAFLVGIFQLAMGVFRLGFLVSLLSHPVISGFTSAAAIIIGLSQLKHLLRIDLPKSEHIQEMMVALAKNIGNTHLLTVGIGLIAIVVIKYGKKIHKSLPTSLLAVMLGILAVWGLNLTEQGIKIVGEVPSGLPGLSAPSFDPAVWKSLLSVALTISLVGFMESFAVAKAIQAKHKDYQVDANQELIALGTANLGAAFFQGYPITGGFSRTAVNDQAGAKTGMASIFSAILIVLTLLFLTPLFYYLPNAVLAAVVIVAVIGLIDLKEAFHLWKEDRSDFWMLIATFVITLTMGIETGIGAGVVLSLAMVVYRSTRPHIAVLGKVPNSTYYRNVQRFEKLEQREDILMLRMDGPLYFANLTYFKDRLMNLMTARGKALKAVIINADSISHVDSSAVHALKDWVTEIQAQGITLYFTSLIGPVRDIFAKTGLVELIGENHLYMSNQQAVDHFDHTPSNQGETQDYKDYALQSNVKK, translated from the coding sequence ATGCTCAAGCGATTTTTACCCATCCTGGATTGGTTGCCTAAATACAGTAAGGATCAATTGCAAGGAGATTTATCAGCAGGGCTTACCGTAGGGGTGATGCTCATTCCGCAAGGTATGGCCTACGCCATGCTGGCGGGACTTGATCCAATTCACGGACTTTATGCCGTAACCGTTCCCTTGATGTTGTATGCGGTATTGGGCACTTCCCGGCAATTGGCGGTTGGCCCCGTGGCCATGGTCTCGCTGCTTACGGCTGCGGGCATCGGCGCGCTGCAACCGGCAACACCGGAGCTGTATTTGGTCTATGCGCTTACGGCTGCTTTTCTGGTGGGAATTTTCCAATTGGCGATGGGTGTTTTTCGCCTGGGTTTTTTGGTCAGTTTATTGTCGCACCCTGTCATCAGTGGGTTTACCTCCGCGGCGGCAATCATCATTGGCTTGAGCCAGCTCAAACATTTGTTGCGCATCGATTTGCCTAAAAGTGAACACATCCAGGAGATGATGGTCGCATTGGCCAAAAATATTGGCAACACCCATCTGCTCACGGTGGGCATTGGACTGATCGCGATTGTAGTCATCAAGTATGGGAAAAAAATCCACAAAAGCCTGCCCACCTCGCTGCTCGCGGTGATGTTGGGCATCTTGGCGGTGTGGGGACTTAATTTAACGGAGCAAGGCATCAAAATCGTAGGGGAAGTGCCCAGTGGTTTACCGGGGTTGTCTGCACCTTCATTTGATCCTGCTGTTTGGAAAAGCCTCCTGTCCGTTGCCCTAACCATTTCTCTGGTGGGTTTTATGGAAAGTTTTGCGGTAGCCAAAGCCATTCAGGCCAAACACAAGGACTATCAAGTAGATGCCAATCAGGAGTTGATCGCACTGGGGACGGCTAACCTGGGGGCGGCATTTTTTCAAGGCTACCCCATCACGGGTGGGTTTTCGCGTACGGCTGTCAATGATCAGGCGGGGGCAAAAACGGGCATGGCTTCCATTTTTAGTGCCATCCTGATTGTGTTGACTTTGTTGTTCCTCACGCCCTTGTTCTATTACTTGCCGAATGCGGTATTGGCGGCGGTGGTGATCGTTGCTGTCATTGGTTTGATCGATTTAAAAGAGGCGTTTCACTTGTGGAAAGAAGACCGTTCAGATTTCTGGATGCTCATCGCCACTTTTGTCATTACCCTGACGATGGGCATTGAGACGGGGATTGGTGCTGGGGTCGTGCTGTCTTTGGCCATGGTAGTTTATCGTTCGACCCGTCCACACATTGCCGTGTTGGGGAAAGTGCCCAATTCTACTTATTACCGCAACGTTCAGCGTTTTGAAAAACTTGAACAACGAGAAGACATCCTCATGCTGCGCATGGATGGGCCGCTTTATTTTGCCAACTTGACTTACTTCAAAGACCGCTTGATGAACCTCATGACCGCGCGGGGTAAAGCCCTCAAAGCGGTGATCATCAATGCCGACAGCATCAGCCATGTAGACAGTAGCGCAGTACATGCGCTCAAGGATTGGGTAACGGAAATCCAGGCGCAAGGGATAACGCTGTATTTCACTAGCCTCATTGGTCCAGTTCGGGATATTTTCGCTAAAACTGGCCTGGTTGAACTCATCGGGGAAAATCACCTTTACATGAGCAACCAGCAAGCGGTCGATCATTTTGACCACACGCCCAGCAACCAGGGAGAAACGCAAGACTATAAAGATTATGCCCTGCAAAGCAATGTTAAGAAGTAA